The Megalobrama amblycephala isolate DHTTF-2021 linkage group LG13, ASM1881202v1, whole genome shotgun sequence genome contains a region encoding:
- the slc47a1 gene encoding multidrug and toxin extrusion protein 1 — protein sequence MDKAGRLEACGPLASNEQITEETAPSSKLFSCSCVRRWVPLAYREELYHVLCLTGPLLISRILNFLLPFVITIFCGHLGNAELAGYALASATINVTTTATGCGLALACDTLVSQTFGSKNLKRVGEILQRSIIILLLFCLPCWAMLINAESILLTLKQEPEVARIAQLYVMAFLPAVPAMFLHQLQVSYLQNQGIILPQMYTAVAANILNVATNYVLLHSMKLGVMGSAAANSFSQISSCLLLFAYIRWKKLHVKTWGGWSSASLQEWGSYMKLAIPSTLMLCFEWWIYEIGSFLAGMLGEADLAAQHVLLEVGTITYMFPLGVHAAACVRVGNALGAGDTNRALITSKVTLMISGVLAILQGIVMGSSKSVVGYIFTTDESIVKMVSENLTLFVFLQFFDALVCVCSGILLGAGKQKIAALSNLICYYCIGLPVGISLMFLAELRILGLWLGLLICVIIQSCFFTTLIFKLNWKKVTEQALKRAGKHAIVCIRKASSIGQTVLNTLVSEGQDDAEQKPDGGASASIPEPWDDITGNKAQLTSNSSEAAGYVQVCTQEMGKLVMESESGKAQPKVLLSTNQLVLRRGLTLLTTLLILIAGIAVHVACPLPENFIPHQSNLTMDSNIFYTTNTFLNTTASSL from the exons ATGGATAAGGCTGGGAGGCTTGAGGCTTGTGGCCCCCTGGCAAGCAATGAACAAATCACCGAGGAAACAGCACCTAGTTCTAAACTGTTCAGCTGCAGCTGTGTGCGTCGCTGGGTTCCACTGGCCTACAGAGAGGAGCTCTACCACGTCCTGTGCCTGACTGGGCCCCTG cTCATCTCCAGGATCTTAAACTTTCTGCTGCCATTCGTCATCACAATATTCTGTGGTCACCTAGGAAATGCTGAATTGGCTGGATATGCCCTGGCCTCTGCG ACGATTAATGTGACCACAACTGCTACTGGATGCGGTCTGGCCCTCGCATGTGACACACTCGTCTCTCAG ACATTTGGCAGTAAGAACCTAAAGCGTGTGGGGGAAATTCTCCAGAGAAGCATAATCATCCTTTTACTCTTCTGCCTGCCATGCTGGGCCATGCTCATCAATGCTGAGTCAATACTCCTCACACTGAAGCAAGAGCCAGAGGTGGCCAG GATTGCACAGCTGTATGTTATGGCTTTCCTCCCTGCTGTCCCT GCCATGTTTCTGCACCAACTGCAGGTGTCTTATCTGCAAAACCAG GGCATCATCCTGCCCCAGATGTACACAGCAGTTGCTgccaacattttaaatgtagcaACAAACTACGTCCTCCTTCACTCAATGAAGCTGGGAGTGAT ggGCTCTGCTGCAGCCAACAGTTTCTCACAGATCTCCAGCTGCCTCCTGTTGTTTGCTTACATACGCTGGAAAAAGCTGCATGTGAAGACATGGGGTG GCTGGTCTAGTGCATCACTGCAGGAGTGGGGCTCCTACATGAAACTGGCCATTCCCAGCACTCTTATGCTCTGTTTTGAGTGGTGGATCTATGAGATTGGAAGTTTCCTTGCAG GAATGCTGGGGGAGGCAGATCTTGCTGCTCAACATGTGTTGCTGGAGGTGGGGACCATTACTTACATG TTTCCATTAGGTGTGCACGCAGCCGCTTGTGTGCGTGTGGGAAATGCACTGGGAGCTGGAGACACTAACAGGGCCCTAATCACCAGTAAAGTGACTCTCATGATCTCAG GAGTTTTGGCTATTTTACAGGGTATCGTGATGGGTTCTTCAAAGTCAGTAGTGGGCTACATCTTTACCACTGATGA GAGCATAGTGAAGATGGTCTCAGAAAATCTCACCCTGTTCGTCTTCCTGCAGTTTTTTGATGCTCTTGTG tgtgtgtgttcagggaTTCTTCTGGGTGCTGGAAAGCAGAAGATAGCAGCACTGTCCAACTTGATCTGTTACTACTGCATTGGATTACCAGTGGGAATATCTCTGATGTTTCTGGCTGAGCTCAGGATACTtg GTCTGTGGCTTGGCCTCTTGATTTGTGTCATTATTCAAAGTTGTTTCTTCACCACTCTCATCTTCAAGCTCAACTGGAAGAAAGTGACAGAGCAG GCCCTGAAACGTGCAGGCAAACATGCAATAGTGTGCATCCGAAAGGCATCATCGATAGGACAGACAGTCCTCAATACACTAGTTTCTGAAGGGCAGGATGATGCAGAGCAAAAGCCTGATGGAGGAGCTTCAGCAAGTATCCCTGAACCTTGGGATGACATAACTGGAAACAAA GCTCAGCTAACAAGTAATAGCTCTGAAGCGGCCGGGTATGTACAAGTTTGTACCCAGGAGATGGGTAAACTAGTAATGGAGAGCGAATCTGGAAAAGCCCAACCTAAAGTCTTGCTCTCTACGAACCAGCTTGTGCTTAGACGGGGACTTACACTGTTGACCACCCTCCTGATCCTGATAGCTGGAATCGCTGTGCATGTAGCTTGTCCTCTTCCAGAAAATTTTATTCCACATCAGAGCAACCTAACAATggattcaaatattttttacacaacTAACACCTTCCTCAACACCACAGCAAGCTCACTCTAA